TGGGAGCCATCCTGATTGACCTTCAGCAGGATCGCCTTGAACTGCTCGGCAGTCTGCAGACGGGTCTTGCCGATGATCGTGGCGTTCAGTTGCTGACCTGGCAGCGCCGGCAAACCGCCGAGCTGACCGGAAGACACCTGGACGTTCTGCGCCGAGATCGCGGCGCTGACATCAGCTGGCGTCAGGTTGTACTTGTTCAGCTTGGCCGGATCGAGCCAGATGCGCATCGCGTACTGGGCACCGAAGACCTGGAAGTCACCGACACCGGCGGTCCGCGAGATCGGGTCCTGCATGTTCGACACGATGTAGTTGGACAGGTCGTCCTTGGTCATGCTGCCGTCACGCGACACCACGCCGATCACCAGCAGGAAGTTCTTCACTGCCTTGGTGACGCGGATACCCTGTTGCTGCACTTCCTGCGGCAGCAGCGGGGTGGCCAGGTTCAGCTTGTTCTGAACCTGAACCTGCGCGGTGTCGGAGTTGGTGCCTTGCTCGAAGGTCGCGGTGATGGTCATGCTGCCGTCGGAGTTACTTTCCGAGGACACATAACGCAGGTTGTCGATACCGTTGAGCTGCTGCTCGATCACCTGGACCACAGTGTCCTGCACGGTTTGCGCCGAAGCGCCCGGGTAGGTCACGGAGATCGCGATGGCCGGCGGTGCAATGCTCGGGTACTGGTTGATTGGCAATTTCAGGATCGATAATGCCCCGACCAACATGATCACCAGGGCAATTACCCAGGCGAAAATCGGACGGTCGATAAAAAATTTCGACATGAGTTACTCCCCTTTGCCGCCAGCGGCTTTGTCAGCTGCTTGAGCGGGGGCCGGGTTCTTGGCTACGTTGGTCGCTTCGGTCGGGTTGACCTGAGCACCTGGGCGAACATATTGCAGGCCTTCGGTGATCAGACGATCGCCGGCTTTCAGGCCATCTTCGATCAGCCACTGGCTGCCAACGGTACGGCTGGCCTTGAGCTGACGCAGTTCAACCTTGTTGTCCGGGCCGACGACCAGTGCGGTCGGAGTGCCCTTGAGGTCACGGGTCACGCCTTGTTGCGGCGCCAGAATGGCCGCGGCGTTGACCCCGGCCTGCAACTGGGCGCGGACGAACATGCCTGGCAACAGGGTGTGATCCGGGTTCGGGAACACGGCGCGCAGGGTCACGGAACCGGTAGTCGGATCAACCGATACTTCGGAGAATTCCAGCTTACCGTCGAGCTTGTACTGGCTGCCGTCCTCAAGGGTCAGCTTGACCGCTGCCGAGTTGTCGCCGGCCTTCTGCAGACGACCGCTTTCCAGCTCGCGACGCAGTTCCAGCAGCTCAACCGAGGACTGGGTAACGTCGACGTAGATCGGGTCCAGTTGCTGGATCGTCGCCATCGCGTCGGCCTGACCATTGCTGACCAGCGCGCCTTCGGTCACCGAAGAACGGCCGATACGGCCGGAGATCGGCGCGTAGACCTTGGTGTATTTCACGTTGATCTGCGCACTCTGCAACGACGCTTCCGATTCCATGCGATTGGCCACGGCGGTGTCGTATTCCTGGCGGCTCACGGCCTGCTCGTCGACCAGTTGCTTGTAGCGGTCGGAGATCGACTTGGTCGAGCGCAGGCTGGCTTCGGCGCTTTTCAGGGTCGCTTCATAGACTGCCGGATCGATCTGATATAGCTGCTGGCCGGCTTTGACGTCGCCGCCTTCCTTGAACAGACGTTTGAGAATGATGCCGTTGACCTGTGGTCGAACTTCAGCGATGCGGTACGCACTGGTGCGCCCCGGCAGTTCCGACGTGAGGGTGAACGCTTGTGGTTGCAGGGTGACGACGCCGACCTGAGGAGGCGGAGCGGCTGGGGCCGCTTCTTCCTTTTTACATCCGCTGAGCAGCGATGCCAGGGCGACGGCAGTGACCAGAGCGGTAACAGCTGGCTTGAATTGCATGAAGATCCTCGGGTCAGGCGCGCACATTGCGCACAAGAAGTGTGAAAGGGTAAAAAAATCGGGTCGAGTGGATAAGTAGCTTGCTAAGGAATATACTTACGTTCATGGTTGTTTGTAAATAGCTTGGCGTCGTACCCACCCTGTTACAAAATGCGTCGCAAGGTTTGAAATTGTAGGCCGGGGAGCCGATTCGTGAGAGATCAGCCCCCTCTTTATTCAGCGGATATTCAGCCATCCCTGAAACATCCTGTTTGAGGTTTTACTGCCATGGTCCGTCGTACCAAAGAGGAAGCTCAGGAAACGCGCAGCCAGATTCTCGAAGCGGCCGAGAAAGCGTTTTATGAAAGGGGTGTGGCCCGCACGACCCTGGCGGATATCGCGACGATGGCCGGCGTGACGCGCGGTGCCATCTATTGGCATTTCAGCAACAAGGCCGATCTGGTGCAGGCGATGCTCGACAGCCTGCATGAACCGCTGGATGAATTGGCCAAGGCCAGCGAGAGCGAGGACGAACTCGACCCGTTGGGGTGCATGCGCAAGCTGTTGATCCATCTGTTTCATCAGGTAGCCCTGGATCCGAAGACCCGTCGCATCAACGAGATTCTGTTTCATAAGTGCGAATTCACCGATGAAATGTGCGATCTGCGCCAGCAGCGCCGCACGGCCAGTCTCGATTGCAACCTGCGCATCGGTCTGACCCTGCGTAATGCGGTCAATCGCGGCCAGTTGCCGGAAGATCTCGACACTGCCCGGGCGGCCATCAGCATTCATGCGTATATCGATGGCCTCCTGTATGGATGGCTGTTGGCGCCGGACAGCTTTCAATTGCATGCCGAAGCCGAGCGCTGGGTCGATACAGGGCTTGATATGCTGCGCCTGAGCCCTAGCCTGCGCAAATGAAACAAAATGCGTAATTAAATCTGTCCGTGTCAAGACTTGAAGCGGGGAAATGTCCCTGCTTCAAGTCTTTTTGTAATGGAGTGCTTTTATATACGTACGATGGCCAGGTTGATAGGTAGCGAGCTACGTATTTTGTAGGGGTTTTGTGTCGACTGTGTGAATGAATGTTAACGACTCGGGCTAAAAGGGCGCCGAGCAGCCGATACGCACCAACCGATCCGTTTCGTTTTTGAGTTCCCTTTGCCCGATCCTCACCACCAGGCTGCGTTACTTCCGATGGGCTCGAGCCACGGCCTTTAGTTTGCTCGCGCCTCTATAATGTCAGCGTAGTCCGTACCGTTACTGCATGAGCAGGTAACTCTCTATCAGGCCGATGGCGTCATGAATGCGATCATCTTATAGCTGTAAGGGTAAACCGGGTTTTCATTTTCCAATGCTGCGCCGCAGGTGATGGGTTCGGCGCCAACAGAGAACGCGTTGGTATCCCAGAAAAGTTCGACTTTTGGAGCCCTGTGCCCCGCCATTTGTCGGTAGCAATAACTGAGCGTAGTGTCGAACCGTACTTTCTGCTTGTAGTTGGTGTAGCAGATGTAAGTGTTGAATACCTCTTTTTTGATATCGTAATCAATAACGATGTCCTGTTTCAGATGAGGATCTCCTTCAAACAGCATAAAGACGGTCTGGTAAGGGAGGATCTTGTCGATACGCGTCAAGGGTGGGTGCTTTGGAGAGGCATCGTCAAGCCAGAAAGTAGAGTCCGTGGCATTGGTGATTTGCAGAAGGAATGTAAGTTTGTTTGGATCTGTATCATTCATTTTTATATAACCTTGCTTGATTAAGTTGGTGGGTTGTAATTGATGAGTTGCTGGGCGGAGCTTAGATTTATATTGTTCTGATGGCGAATCTTTAAATGTATGAAA
The Pseudomonas fluorescens genome window above contains:
- the emhA gene encoding efflux RND transporter periplasmic adaptor subunit EmhA — its product is MQFKPAVTALVTAVALASLLSGCKKEEAAPAAPPPQVGVVTLQPQAFTLTSELPGRTSAYRIAEVRPQVNGIILKRLFKEGGDVKAGQQLYQIDPAVYEATLKSAEASLRSTKSISDRYKQLVDEQAVSRQEYDTAVANRMESEASLQSAQINVKYTKVYAPISGRIGRSSVTEGALVSNGQADAMATIQQLDPIYVDVTQSSVELLELRRELESGRLQKAGDNSAAVKLTLEDGSQYKLDGKLEFSEVSVDPTTGSVTLRAVFPNPDHTLLPGMFVRAQLQAGVNAAAILAPQQGVTRDLKGTPTALVVGPDNKVELRQLKASRTVGSQWLIEDGLKAGDRLITEGLQYVRPGAQVNPTEATNVAKNPAPAQAADKAAGGKGE
- the emhR gene encoding efflux system transcriptional repressor EmhR, which gives rise to MVRRTKEEAQETRSQILEAAEKAFYERGVARTTLADIATMAGVTRGAIYWHFSNKADLVQAMLDSLHEPLDELAKASESEDELDPLGCMRKLLIHLFHQVALDPKTRRINEILFHKCEFTDEMCDLRQQRRTASLDCNLRIGLTLRNAVNRGQLPEDLDTARAAISIHAYIDGLLYGWLLAPDSFQLHAEAERWVDTGLDMLRLSPSLRK